The genomic DNA aaaaccaattttattTTTTGCTTGTAAAGCTAACTGAAAAGCGTTTGCCCAAACCGTGTAATTCTCAGATCCCTTCAATTTAATGCTCACAATAGTAAGGCAACTAGAATCACTAGGATGTAAGAATAACGGATCACTAATATCAAGTTTACTGATTAAGGTTGTTGACGAACTTTCTGTATCACCCATAATAGACAAACTATGATGAAAAACAAAAAACACACAAATCAATCAGGACTAAAGACAATCAAATTGAATGTAACACAAATAGGGTGTGTCTAGCAAAAAACACCTAGCAAAATAATAACCATGAAGACAAAAGAATACAGAACGAAAGGAACGAACTCACCGCGTGCGCCCAAGTTAGGGCATTCCTTCCAAGTGCAAGAGTAtgtaaccttcacttagggttacacACCAGCTCACAAGCAAGAGACGATGAGAGAATAGCACGAACCAATCAGCAAAGGTTTCACAGTGGACCGCAGCCTCAAATCACCAGAAATCACCAGAACCAATAACGTCCTTTTTTTTCTTAAATAATCCAAAGGTTAGAATTATCTCAAGGCGCCAATCTTGAAGAAAACCACCAGTACCGCCAGATAACTAGCACCAGCAACGCAGGGTAACACACAACCAGTCTTGATTTACACCAGAATTTAAGATGCACACCAAAACTATCAACTCAATAAGATTGCGAACCAGAAAATTGTGGAATAAAAAAAAGAGAATGTGCCGAACAACAGATTAACTCAATTTAATACACACActtagggctgcaaatgaaccaaacgttcggcgagcagttcgtgaaccgttcggtgggaacttcgtttgtgttcgttcgtttattaagcAAACGAACACaaaaagaaatttcgttcgtgtagtttaatgaacaaacatgaactgATGCCGCGttcattcgtttatgttcgtaaacgttcggtaacgtgttcgtttgtgttcgatagttaattaatgtttttagtttttatattttatttaaatacttcaaaattccgacaaattaaatatctaataagtgaaAGTGTATgatatattatgttcatgaacgttgtttgtgttcgtttgtttccatttgtgttcatgaacattagtttgtgcccATTTGTGTTATCAttattagtttgtgctcatttgtgttatCAACATTTgtttttgttcgttgcctaaattgacaaacaaacacaaacgaacacgaacaagttcatttccttaacaaacaaacacgaacataaaatcttgttcgtgttcgttcggttcgtttgcagccctacacACACTCATTCCTAACTATAATATGTTTATTATACGTTAAGCCATATTAATAAGTATGTATAACTAATGTCACTGATCGATACTATAACTCGACTCATGGTTTTAAAATTCACGACTAGACGCCGATTAATCAAAATTAATCCTGATTAACCCCATTAATTCCGATTAAATGCTAGTCCCCACCCCACCGTCCGACTAGCGATTACTTCAACACTGACTCGACTATATAAAAGTATATAGGAAATCAATATAAGATTAAAATTAGATTCCATCTAACCTTTTTATTTCACTAAAACTGATTAAAAACTCTATTTCGGCTCGTTTTTACTCAAAACTAATATATTGAGTTAAAAATCGTTGAAACCCGTTTAACTCATTTATTAACTAATAACTAGTTAAATAAATATTAATGTCAACAATTGTTAACTTAATTACATTATCAGCGTAGGCTATCAGGgcaaaaaaactttatttttttaaatgtcaTTATTGATTGATactaattgttattattatacatatgttTAATTCTAATTGTAATCGATGGGCAACAACTACTACGATCATCTATTCAACTTTTCATACCAGTTAACTAGTTTAGTGATGACTAATTAATGGGTGTCTCGGCTCACTATCAACCCAAAGAACCCATGAGACGAGAGTCAAGCGCAATGGGTGCATTAATCAAATTATTAATCCATTTAAATATCAAATATTTTAGGTACCATatttcctttcaaaaaaaaaggtACCATATTTGTTGTATATATTTTAATAACAGGTATATTTATATAACAATCTCACAATCAAATATATTATATGatgcattgtgttttaacaagGTCGGCCTTGAGAATTCGAGTACCATGTTCGAACTCGAAAAATTGtgccttaggccttaacgaaattgggtatgtggctcactaaaggtctaaacctaatgccaaagggGGGCTATGTTGGTATTTGTATGGATGTACCCGATTAAAaatttttttacatatacatatcgagTTTTTTTTTCTCATAAAAAACGTGTccctcgaaatatcgggccctggtcGGTGGTCCTTCGCCTCCCCGCCCACCCCAGGGCCGGCCATGTGTTTTAAACATGAATATATAACTAATCTATTTTCAGTAATGTGGTTGGACTTCGCCCACCTCTCCTTGCTTTCCTTTCTCACTTGCTAATATATTACGTGATCTacaatttcggcccattttcgtgTAAACACAAGCTAGAGCTTTGGCGTTCTTAACTTTGTTGAAATCGGACCAGACCGGTTAGACTGGGAAGTCCAGCGGtcttaaaatattatatattttaaaactattagtaatttttaaacatttactattaaaaatgataaaagtcagggactaaaatgacagaaaacaaaactattttgactaaaatggcaaaaaaaaactatttgaattAAAGTGCCAATTTTGGTCAAACCCCAGGGACTAAGATGACAATTTACTCAatcttttattatttataatatttcCACCGTGTCAATATTAAACATTGAAAAAGCTtggtcaatatatatatatatacatgcgcGTGCGCATATACGCCACATATGTTGAAAGAAAAAAAGGAGAGGGTTTACTCTTCGCTCTGTAATCTTTCTTTGATTGTATCTCATAAATCATATCTCCCAAAttataaaacaaaaatataaaatgtGTAAATATGGATATACATGTGCATACAATGTACGTATATGCACATGTTCACTTAGAAGAGAAGAAAAAAACTATTATAATGAAGTAGTTCTCGTAATTCTCAGCATATCATTGATTTAAGTATACTcccctctctcacacacactcttTTTGTATGTATAAATTTGTGTGTGTATATTTTTTTGAGTAAACATAATAGAAATGAATTAGTTTAGGTAAAAAGTGTACTAAAGAGAAGACTCTACCTCCGTTTGAGTAAATACAATAATATTATAGAAATGAAGTTAAGTGAAAAAGAGTAGAAAGAAgaggactatatatatatatatatgtacatctCACTTTTTGTTGCTTTTGCGCCCTTTTTGTTTCATGTATTATATCTTGCCATATGTCTCTCTTCTACACGCAGTTTGGTTTAATAAAACCTATGAAACAACTGGTCTCTTTCTAGGGTACCTGTTTGGCAACTTAGTAGAGCCCCATTTTTCAAACGGGGTCTCTAGAAAACAATTAAGAACAACTctttgaatatatatattttttaaaggtCAAAAAGTTTTATCTTTAAAAAATTACTCAGACAAATGGTTTACAACGTCATAACACACTGAATTACTTACCACAAACTATCATTTGAATATGAATCTTCTCCACTAAGGAGCTGTTTGtcaacttctgaatgattaagtgttaaaccagtaagagatctgaaccattaagtgttgaaccagtaagaggtttgaaccactaagagccagtataatgcttaaccgttcagaggcaaatgtctgaccaattcagattagaggtcttaacaattcagactcagtataatgcttaaccattcagaggcaaatgtatgaaccattcagacatttacttgcgaaacaaacagtctgaacaatcattaagtgctgaaccagtaaaaggtctgaatCATATAAAGCCTCATTAAGAGGCAAACAAGCAGCCCCTAATATAAAACTCTAATGTTATGCAAGTATTTATCCATATTTCCTATCTTAAGAAGTTTATGAATTTTAACCACTTATCTTTATAAGATAAGAGTGGTTTTTACtattattttttgtattttataaaatttgaccctttattttttatttcttacGCATCATACCCTTTAAAAATTACAAGAAGGACCTTTTCATTTCCATAATCTTATTATTTAAACTTTaagttttttatttttacttttttagttttttttttacgaTTATGTTTAACGTTTTggtctaaattttgcgagttaacacgttATGCGTGAATGTGGTTCAACGTTTGCTTAGCCCAAGTATCACATttggttatttactaaaatagaccctttgggggggggggggatggatTGTTATGTAGACGATTTGGAAGATATAATAGGAGGCCATGTATCGTTAGGTTCCATTTGTATACTTGGTGGAATTTGAATTTGGCATATCTTAACCAAACCCTTCGCATGGGCTCCTATTTTAGTGGCGGACCCGGGATTTTTTTAAAATGGGGTCCGCTTTTTCCGGTGTTAAGATATTTCACTTTCACAACCAAATGTTAGAAATTTTTGGGTCGTCGctgttcgggtcgggtcgggccATGGCGTGGCGTGGCGAGGAACATAATAAAATACAATatcataacaaaaatatataattattacaCATTAGAAAACAAACAATAAAGGTATGATCGTTtgagttgaaaaaaaaaatacaaagtcATAAATTTTAAATTAGCCCTAAAACATGACAGAGTcacaaatttttaaaaaaatacctTTTTTTTCAATGATCCTTGCATAATGAGCACTAAAATTCATGTTCTAAGAAACTAATCACAACTTATAAATTCAAGTTATTAGCACACAAAAATTTACATGTTACTCTAATTTATATTCATAGTCACAGATcatcaaacaactaaacaagaAACAAAGTTGAAGTTCTAGGACTAAAAAAATACTATGCTTACTTGTTGAAGGGTTAAGCaaaaaacaagaaacaaaactgATGTTATAACTTAAAAGACTAAAAATATTGTGTTTACCTGTTGAAGGGGAGCAACAGGTTAAAAAGAATTATGTTTACCTTGGTTTTCATTtgggttaaaaaaaaaaaacaaaaccaaaaccgGATTCTATAAGGATAGAACTTGAGACCTTTAGTAAATAAACAAGGGGATTTACCACTTCGCTAGCTTCATATTCAATACTATGGGGTCCAAGTAATTATTTTTATGGGGTCCGTGAGACATTTAATATATCGGgtctaatatttttttttaaaaagactggggtccggggaccccgacccactctatgtgggtccgcccctgatgGTCTGGAGAGGCTTACTTATCTTATAGTTTAGCGGCTATATCTGTCTTTGGTTTCATTGCTTGTTGTTTTGGTTTGTTCAATAATACGGCTTATCCTAGTGAGTTTTATGGACCCACTGGACCAGAAGCTTCTCAAGCTCAAGCATTTACTTTTCTTGTTAGAGACCAACGTATATTATTTTGCGGTTTAACAATCCTGTCGCAATGCGTGGGTCCTACATCGACTTCGTTATTCTTTTCTATGTGTTTTACGTTTTGGACTaatttttgcgagttaacacacaCTTTTTTATGAtaatgtgtggttcaacgttgtTACGTCTACTTAGTTAACCAATCACATCGTAAAGCACAAGTCCTAAATACTAGTTATAAAATATTTCAACAAAAGGATGATAATATAGGTACTAGCTAGGGAACGTAATATACCATTACTTtggggtaaattacacttttcatcctttatgtttgtagcgggttacaatggatagcctttaacttcgataattacagtcacagtcctttatttgtaaaactcgttacactctacgtcctttggCCCTAACCTTGTTAAAAAAATTCAGTTAAGTTGGCATGTggcttgcacatgagggtaaattGGTAATTTTATTCACTTATTTATctaaaataaatttaaacaataaaagaaatcagattaaaatatatatatatatatacagtatatataaaaaaacacaaagccatctctctctctctctcataaaCAGAGTATTAACATCAAAGAaccctaagaccatgtgtagtggtgatacactataatgcccccaccatggggcgttttgcgccatgtggcgtcctagtcagcatgggggcattatagaaaaagtggtgtagtggtataatgccccataatgccccattcaatcattttacaatcatttcccaattatttttttaaatttaaaacataaaaaaacttcattaatttaaaaataaaattacatagcatgaaaaaaaaataaaaaaaaaactaaaaaaaaaaaccgaaaataaaaaaaaaacagaaaaaaaaaatacaatactagaaaaaaaaactagttttcgTCTTCGCTTTCGTCACCCTCGCCAACTTCGTCTTCCTCGTCCTCCGTTTCTTCCTCTCCCTCAGGTGGTACGTAACGAACCGACCATGCGTGGTGTaccaaatcaaccattaactgggaatggtacggttcgtaacgcaactctcgcgcgttactcactctttcttccattgacgCCTGCGGATGCTCCTGGTGAACGGCTTCTGGCACATAATTCTGGcatatcgcctttccttcgtcttccaaaatcatgttgtgcatgattatacaagcgtacatagcatctctcattttttgcttgctccatgcacgacaaggatttctcaagtattgccagcgttgtttaagaaccccaaagcatctctcaatatcttttcgtgaagactcttgaacctttttaaagtatgctcttttctcatcaataggatcactaaacgtcttcacaaaaatcgaatacctaggataaattCCGTCGCTCAAATAATATCCATGGGGGTAGTAGTTTCCATTTGCGTAAAACGACGCTTTTGGAGCTTTGCCAGAAATCCACTCCTCTAACAACGGCGATTGTTCTAAAACATTGatatcattgcatgacccgaccacgccaaagtaagccgaccaaacccaaaggtcctgtGAAGCAACCGCCTGAAGAATAATAGTGGGTCCTTTTTGGTCACCACGTGTGTGTTGGCCTCGCCATGCAGTCGGGCAGTTATCCCAACGCCAATGCATGCAATCTATGCTCCCGATCATACCAGGCAAACCATGCTCGGCATTATGTACCTCGTAGATCTTTTGAAGGTCCTCCCATGTAGGCGTTCTAAGATAACGCGCACCGTACACATCAattatacctttataaaaaaaatatagacaaacataagattaaaaaaaaaaaaagtctaaGCATACGcgtcgtttaaaaaaaaataaaactaaaaaaaaaaattgtaccgcgacaaaaatgttccaagctatctcgtgttgttttctccgccatttttagatactcgtcgttgatgtcggtgGTGTTACCATAAGCAAGGATTCGTAATGCCGACGTACACTTTTGGATACCGGTGAATCCAAGGTACCCTCTCGCATccggtttttgtttaaaataatcgtaGTTGGCTTCCAAGTCGTTGATTATGCGTAGAAACAACCGTTTACTCATCCGGAAACGACGCCTAAAAACTTCGTTTGAAAATGTCGGCGCCTCgtcaaaatagtctttcatcaaacgctcgtGTGCCGCGCGTCGGTCTCGTTCAACATAGCTTCTTTTATTTTTTGGGGCTTCGGGCCGACGAGAATGGTTGACATAACGAACCGCTAGTTgacatgcactcgtaaccgcctcttgctcaagctcctcatcggtcgaaccatcgccatccgcaaaaaactcgttgtagtaaaaattcatcatggatgaagaactaggagaatccatcaagtttttttataaaatgtgggATTTTTTAGAGAGGTTTTGAGAGTGTTTTTgttgaaaatggatgagtt from Helianthus annuus cultivar XRQ/B chromosome 7, HanXRQr2.0-SUNRISE, whole genome shotgun sequence includes the following:
- the LOC110867382 gene encoding protein ALP1-like, with the translated sequence MDSPSSSSMMNFYYNEFFADGDGSTDEELEQEAVTSACQLAVRYVNHSRRPEAPKNKRSYVERDRRAAHERLMKDYFDEAPTFSNEVFRRRFRMSKRLFLRIINDLEANYDYFKQKPDARGYLGFTGIQKCTSALRILAYGNTTDINDEYLKMAEKTTRDSLEHFCRGIIDVYGARYLRTPTWEDLQKIYEVHNAEHGLPGMIGSIDCMHWRWDNCPTAWRGQHTRGDQKGPTIILQAVASQDLWVWSAYFGVVGSCNDINVLEQSPLLEEWISGKAPKASFYANGNYYPHGYYLSDGIYPRYSIFVKTFSDPIDEKRAYFKKVQESSRKDIERCFGVLKQRWQYLRNPCRAWSKQKMRDAMYACIIMHNMILEDEGKAICQNYVPEAVHQEHPQASMEERVSNARELRYEPYHSQLMVDLVHHAWSVRYVPPEGEEETEDEEDEVGEGDESEDEN